In Desulforegula conservatrix Mb1Pa, one DNA window encodes the following:
- a CDS encoding adenylosuccinate synthase, with amino-acid sequence MANIVIIGTQWGDEGKGKIVDMLSAQADAVVRFQGGNNAGHTLVVNGEKIISHLIPSGVLQKKLCIIGNGVVVDPGVLLKEIDSLQERGINAGPDIMKISDRAHIIMPYHKLIDAGREELLAGIKIGTTGRGIGPCYEDKACRNGFRFADLIDPDAFRDKLRRVMPEKNFYLEKYLKKTPLSEDAIFDEYMKYAERLKAYVADTGVLLDESIKTGAKILFEGAQGTHLDIDHGTYPFVTSSSTVASNAAAGSGVGPNRIDHVLGIVKAYTTRVGSGPFPTELFDADGDHLQSVGAEFGSTTGRKRRCGWLDMVVLKNAIRLNGVDGMVITKLDVLGGLKEIKICTAYESGGKIYKTFPACIKTLENCKPVCETLPGWGDTNISSAKTYEELPENAKKYLKRIEELSGVSIDMISVGPGRDETIVLRNHLDS; translated from the coding sequence GTGGCCAACATAGTAATTATAGGCACCCAGTGGGGGGATGAAGGCAAGGGTAAAATCGTGGACATGCTTTCGGCTCAGGCCGACGCTGTCGTAAGGTTTCAGGGCGGAAACAATGCTGGACATACCCTGGTGGTCAATGGCGAAAAGATCATCAGCCATCTGATTCCGTCAGGAGTTCTCCAGAAAAAACTCTGTATTATAGGTAACGGAGTTGTGGTTGATCCTGGTGTACTTCTGAAAGAAATAGACTCGCTTCAGGAAAGAGGGATAAACGCAGGCCCGGATATAATGAAAATCAGTGACAGGGCCCATATTATTATGCCCTACCACAAACTGATCGACGCAGGCAGGGAAGAGCTTCTCGCTGGTATCAAAATCGGAACGACAGGCAGAGGGATTGGCCCGTGTTACGAGGATAAAGCCTGCCGCAACGGTTTCAGATTTGCAGATCTCATTGATCCTGACGCTTTTCGTGACAAACTGAGAAGGGTCATGCCTGAAAAGAATTTCTACCTTGAAAAATATCTCAAGAAGACTCCTCTTTCAGAAGACGCAATATTTGATGAATACATGAAATACGCTGAAAGACTTAAGGCTTATGTTGCAGACACAGGCGTGCTTCTTGATGAGTCCATAAAAACTGGTGCCAAGATTCTTTTTGAAGGAGCCCAGGGAACTCACCTTGATATAGATCATGGAACCTATCCATTTGTTACTTCTTCAAGCACTGTCGCATCAAATGCTGCGGCGGGGTCAGGAGTCGGTCCAAATCGTATCGACCATGTTCTTGGAATAGTTAAGGCATATACTACCAGAGTTGGTTCCGGCCCTTTCCCTACTGAACTTTTTGACGCTGATGGCGATCATCTTCAGTCAGTAGGAGCTGAATTTGGCTCAACCACAGGCAGAAAACGCAGATGCGGCTGGCTCGATATGGTTGTTCTGAAAAATGCCATCAGGCTTAACGGTGTTGACGGAATGGTAATAACAAAGCTTGATGTTCTTGGCGGTCTTAAGGAAATCAAAATCTGCACAGCCTATGAATCAGGCGGAAAGATTTACAAGACATTTCCTGCGTGCATTAAGACTTTGGAAAACTGCAAGCCTGTGTGTGAGACTCTTCCTGGCTGGGGTGATACAAATATTTCATCAGCAAAAACATATGAAGAGCTCCCTGAAAACGCTAAAAAATACCTCAAGAGGATTGAAGAACTCAGCGGTGTCAGCATAGATATGATCTCGGTTGGTCCGGGAAGAGATGAAACAATAGTTCTGAGGAATCATCTTGATTCCTGA
- the tadA gene encoding tRNA adenosine(34) deaminase TadA, whose product MNHEFFMKIAIEQARLAALMDEVPVGAVLVSAEGDVIAKDHNRTISLSDPSAHAEMMVLRKAAANIQNYRLLNTTLYVSVEPCVMCAGAVLHARVGTVVFGAPDPKWGGFGSIYDFSEDKRFNHRLTVVSGILGEESKALIQGFFRNKRGNSTLQTR is encoded by the coding sequence ATGAATCATGAATTTTTTATGAAAATCGCCATCGAACAGGCGCGGCTTGCGGCGCTCATGGACGAGGTTCCAGTGGGGGCTGTCCTTGTTTCTGCGGAAGGCGATGTGATTGCCAAAGATCATAACCGTACGATTTCATTATCAGATCCTTCTGCCCATGCCGAGATGATGGTGCTGAGGAAAGCTGCTGCAAACATTCAGAATTATAGGTTGCTGAATACAACTCTTTATGTTAGCGTCGAGCCTTGTGTCATGTGTGCGGGAGCTGTTTTGCATGCCAGAGTCGGAACAGTTGTTTTCGGGGCTCCGGACCCGAAATGGGGCGGCTTTGGTTCTATTTATGATTTTTCTGAAGACAAACGCTTTAATCACAGACTCACAGTTGTTTCAGGAATTCTGGGTGAAGAATCAAAAGCTCTGATCCAGGGCTTTTTCAGGAATAAAAGGGGAAATTCCACTTTACAGACAAGATGA
- a CDS encoding aminotransferase class I/II-fold pyridoxal phosphate-dependent enzyme, producing MADHIPARLDFMRKRLEDVEKAGLRRSVREFRPCMGARILHEGKELLNFCSNDYLGLNSNPVLQERSLEFMKAYGSGSGASRLVCGDKGYFAGIESKIASFKGKDASIIIGSGFQANISVIPAICTRESLIVMDRLCHSSLVHGAVLSRAEIIRFRHLDLSHLAEVLEKAALKKYDRVLVVTESVFSMDGDITPIGGICEIAHKLGAMIMVDEAHATGIMGEKGSGLCKNHDVDIVMGTFSKALGSYGSYVAGSQLLKEYLMNFCTGFIFSTALPPGVLGAVDAALDIIPGMDSDRKKVADFSQRIRLEFSKMGYDCGASSTQIIPVMVGQAVDATRLSDFLYANGIFASAIRPPTVPRGESRLRFTVTASHTEADIDHLCDAMKRWNRFGV from the coding sequence ATGGCTGATCATATTCCGGCAAGACTCGACTTCATGAGAAAAAGGCTTGAGGACGTTGAAAAGGCGGGGTTGAGAAGATCCGTGCGTGAGTTTAGGCCCTGTATGGGAGCCAGAATTCTGCATGAAGGCAAAGAACTTCTTAATTTCTGCTCAAACGATTATCTCGGCCTCAATTCAAATCCAGTTCTCCAGGAAAGATCTCTGGAGTTCATGAAAGCTTATGGTAGCGGATCAGGAGCTTCACGGCTTGTATGCGGAGACAAGGGGTATTTTGCGGGAATTGAATCAAAGATTGCCTCATTTAAGGGAAAAGATGCGTCTATCATAATTGGCAGCGGATTTCAGGCAAATATTTCTGTGATTCCGGCAATCTGCACACGTGAATCCCTGATTGTCATGGACAGGCTATGCCATTCCAGTCTTGTACACGGAGCTGTTTTGAGCAGAGCTGAAATAATTCGTTTCAGGCATCTTGATCTGTCACATCTTGCGGAAGTCCTTGAAAAGGCGGCTTTAAAAAAATACGACAGAGTCCTTGTTGTGACAGAATCTGTTTTTAGTATGGATGGTGATATTACTCCCATTGGCGGCATCTGTGAAATAGCCCATAAACTTGGAGCTATGATAATGGTGGACGAAGCCCACGCAACAGGAATAATGGGAGAAAAGGGTTCAGGTCTTTGCAAAAATCATGATGTGGATATTGTTATGGGAACATTCAGCAAAGCCCTTGGGTCTTATGGCTCTTATGTGGCAGGATCTCAACTTTTGAAAGAATACCTGATGAACTTCTGTACGGGCTTCATTTTTTCAACCGCGCTGCCTCCAGGAGTGCTGGGAGCTGTTGATGCTGCCCTTGATATTATTCCTGGCATGGATTCTGATCGAAAAAAAGTGGCTGATTTTTCCCAAAGAATCAGATTAGAGTTTTCAAAAATGGGCTATGACTGCGGAGCTTCATCAACGCAGATCATTCCTGTAATGGTGGGGCAGGCTGTCGATGCCACAAGGCTTTCCGATTTTCTTTATGCAAATGGAATTTTTGCATCAGCTATCAGACCTCCGACAGTCCCGCGGGGAGAGTCAAGATTGAGATTTACTGTAACAGCTTCCCATACTGAAGCAGATATTGATCATCTTTGTGATGCTATGAAAAGGTGGAACCGATTTGGAGTGTGA
- a CDS encoding Fic family protein produces the protein MNEFYTINTSPELDDRLKQVDHLKNAIDQRRPLKPDIWSTIQNKLKIDWTYDSNAIEGSSLSRGETFFFLQEGLTVEGKPLKDFLDARNHADAIDFLFDVVKNERKITEGLIKEMNALLLSGIRSTSAMNEYGQIVQKPANPGQYKKLPNHVLQMDGTIHYYADPLDVQPQMQYLCEWINENMDRIHPAMVAATAHYNLVRIHPFDDGNGRGARLLMNLILMKKSYPPAIVRSEKRRFYLECLIKADRKELNPFIMFMAESLLETESNILKDLE, from the coding sequence ATGAATGAATTTTACACCATAAATACAAGCCCTGAATTGGATGATAGACTTAAACAGGTTGATCATCTCAAAAACGCAATAGATCAGAGAAGACCCTTGAAGCCTGATATCTGGTCAACTATTCAGAACAAGCTGAAAATTGACTGGACTTATGACTCGAATGCCATTGAAGGAAGCTCTCTGAGTAGGGGCGAGACCTTCTTTTTTCTTCAGGAAGGTTTGACCGTCGAAGGAAAGCCTCTGAAGGATTTTCTGGATGCCAGAAATCATGCTGATGCCATAGATTTTCTTTTCGATGTTGTCAAAAATGAAAGAAAGATCACCGAAGGACTTATTAAGGAGATGAACGCCTTGCTGCTTTCGGGTATCAGGTCAACATCAGCAATGAATGAATACGGTCAGATTGTTCAAAAACCTGCCAACCCCGGTCAGTATAAAAAGCTCCCGAATCATGTTCTACAGATGGATGGTACGATTCATTACTATGCAGATCCGCTTGATGTACAACCTCAGATGCAATATCTCTGCGAGTGGATAAATGAAAACATGGACAGGATTCATCCTGCAATGGTCGCAGCGACTGCTCATTATAATCTTGTCAGGATACATCCTTTTGATGATGGAAATGGTAGAGGAGCAAGGCTTCTGATGAATCTGATTCTGATGAAAAAGAGCTATCCGCCTGCAATTGTCAGAAGCGAAAAGCGAAGATTTTATCTTGAGTGCCTTATAAAAGCTGACAGAAAGGAGCTTAATCCTTTCATCATGTTTATGGCTGAGTCATTACTTGAAACTGAAAGCAATATTCTGAAAGATCTGGAGTGA
- the guaB gene encoding IMP dehydrogenase produces the protein MSIIATEPAYSFDDVLLLPNYSDVVPSEVNVSTKVTRNISLNIPIISAAMDTVTEARTAISMARQGGLGFVHRNLTIEDQALEIDKVKKSESGMIIDPVTIRPDQPVSDVLKLMSQYRISGVPVVDGEKLVGIITNRDLRFEKTVTKKVSEVMTSKKLVTVLEGITLDESKMALHEHRIEKLLVVDANGRLKGMITIKDIEKIKKYPNACKDSMGRLRVGAAVGVGADMMQRAEALIKVGADVLTIDTSHGHSRNVMNAVSELKAAFPDIDVIAGNVATGEGAEALIKAGVDGVKIGIGPGSICTTRIVAGVGVPQISAIMNCREISNKTGVPLIADGGIKYSGDLTKAIGAGAHTVMLGGLLAGTEESPGETILYQGRTYKQYRGMGSLEAMKMGSKDRYYLGDEEEDEKLVPEGIVGRVPYRGTVTENLYQLIGGLKAGMGYVGARNIEELRQKAKFVRITAAGLRESHVHDVIITKEAPNYRIE, from the coding sequence ATGAGTATTATTGCAACGGAACCGGCTTATTCGTTTGACGACGTGCTTCTTCTGCCAAACTATTCGGATGTTGTACCAAGCGAAGTCAATGTTTCAACAAAAGTTACAAGAAATATATCTCTTAACATCCCGATCATCAGCGCCGCAATGGATACGGTTACCGAGGCAAGAACAGCGATAAGCATGGCCCGTCAGGGGGGGCTGGGTTTTGTTCATCGTAACCTTACAATTGAAGATCAGGCACTCGAGATAGATAAGGTCAAAAAATCAGAAAGCGGCATGATCATTGATCCTGTTACAATCAGACCTGATCAGCCTGTATCCGATGTTTTAAAACTCATGAGCCAGTACAGAATTTCAGGCGTTCCTGTTGTTGATGGTGAAAAGCTTGTTGGCATTATCACAAACAGGGATCTTAGATTTGAAAAAACTGTTACCAAAAAAGTTTCTGAAGTTATGACCAGCAAGAAGCTTGTGACAGTTCTTGAAGGAATCACCCTTGATGAGTCAAAAATGGCTCTGCATGAACACAGAATTGAAAAACTACTTGTAGTTGATGCCAATGGCAGACTCAAGGGCATGATAACAATAAAAGATATTGAAAAGATCAAGAAATATCCGAATGCATGCAAGGATTCCATGGGTCGCCTCAGGGTAGGTGCAGCTGTAGGTGTCGGCGCTGATATGATGCAGAGGGCCGAGGCTCTTATCAAGGTTGGGGCTGATGTCCTTACCATTGATACCTCCCATGGACACTCCAGAAACGTAATGAACGCTGTGAGCGAGCTTAAGGCTGCATTTCCTGATATTGATGTAATTGCAGGAAACGTTGCAACAGGAGAAGGTGCCGAAGCTCTTATCAAGGCTGGCGTTGACGGTGTAAAAATAGGTATTGGCCCCGGTTCAATTTGTACAACCCGCATCGTTGCCGGAGTTGGCGTTCCCCAGATTTCAGCCATCATGAACTGTCGTGAAATATCCAACAAAACAGGCGTGCCTCTTATTGCGGACGGCGGAATAAAATATTCAGGTGACCTCACTAAAGCAATTGGTGCAGGTGCCCATACAGTAATGCTCGGCGGCCTTCTGGCTGGGACTGAAGAAAGTCCTGGCGAAACCATTCTTTATCAGGGCAGAACTTATAAGCAGTACCGGGGTATGGGGTCACTCGAAGCCATGAAAATGGGCAGCAAGGACAGATATTATCTTGGAGACGAGGAAGAAGATGAAAAACTCGTTCCAGAAGGTATTGTCGGCAGGGTTCCATACAGAGGAACTGTTACTGAAAATCTTTATCAGCTTATTGGTGGACTTAAGGCAGGCATGGGTTATGTAGGCGCCCGCAATATCGAGGAGCTAAGACAGAAAGCCAAGTTTGTGAGAATTACCGCTGCTGGTCTCAGGGAAAGCCATGTTCATGATGTAATCATAACCAAGGAAGCACCAAATTACAGAATAGAATAA
- the dnaE gene encoding DNA polymerase III subunit alpha — MTETASNIPGFVHLHLHSQYSLLDGAIRLKPLFERAKAYGMDSVAITDHGTMFGALDFFEYANKAGVKPIIGCECYVAPRKLTDKTAEADKDPYHMVLLAQNNEGYRNLCRLASIAQLKGFYYKPRVDREVLAEFSKGIIALSACLKGEVPQRILEGKMEQAEETARFYQSIFGEDNFFLEVQSNGLSDQDKVNTGIFDISKRLSIPVVSTNDCHYLDKKDVRAHEVLLCIQTGKTVNDTGRFKFNTDQLYFKSREEMFAPFSDHPEIMEQTVEIAKRCNVDFDFNTYHFPKFDSTTEKTADEIFDEEVWAGFEKKMAVIKHKNPSVDVDLYKARLEYETGVIKNMGFPGYFLIVADFIRYSKQNGIPVGPGRGSAAGSMVAYVLDITGLDPIEHGLIFERFLNPSRISMPDIDVDFCINGREKVYEYVVKRYGGGDYVSQIITYGTLKTKAVLRDVGRALDIPLREVDELAKFVPDKINISLKEALEEAPEILQRAENRSDIQELLEISKVLEGLPRHASVHAAGVVIGDKPLYEYLPLFKGKNGEVVTQFDMKRVEQIGLVKFDFLGLRNLTVIQNALDMISAQGKTPPDLLDLDFNDPASYELLAKGDTTGVFQLESSGMKDLLRRMKPANFAEITALVALYRPGPLDSGMVDDFVECKHGRKPVNYLLPELEPLLKETYGVIVYQEQVMHIASVLANYSMADADGLRKAMGKKIPEMMAKHRDLFLKGAAENKLDLTKAGQLFDLMEKFGGYGFNKSHSAAYALIAFQTAFLKAHYPVEFMAALLSSEMGSIDGVVKFMAECRAHGIEVLQPDINYSETDFRVFDGKIRFGMVAVKNAGAGAIEAIIEERKKNGPFKTIFEFCSRVDLRKVNKRVLEALIKAGAFDCTGARRSQLMTVLEEALEYGQRVQKEKSDPQLGLFKIDKTKSSLTGEPQMPDTPAWDERFMLSLEKETLGFYVSGHPLDKFKFAMESYGTTDTSSIREVQANTPVRIGGTVQASKVIRTKRGDQMAFVNLEDMQGTVEVTVFSSVFEQVAGILYEDSPIMVEGVVQGDENGVKILAEKIILMEKAHESWPMEVHLGFSAEVFTKKSMEDLRTILKKYPGNSKTYMHIIIPGETETVIELGNGFSLSPVSELKEEINGFSGSEAVSVIVPPPVKKPETNGFRRKKAPAAA; from the coding sequence ATGACAGAAACAGCATCAAACATCCCGGGTTTTGTCCATCTTCATCTTCATAGCCAGTACAGCCTTCTTGACGGCGCAATCAGGCTCAAACCTCTTTTTGAGAGAGCAAAAGCCTATGGCATGGATTCTGTGGCGATTACTGATCATGGAACCATGTTCGGAGCCCTTGATTTTTTTGAATATGCCAACAAGGCTGGCGTAAAACCCATAATCGGATGCGAATGCTATGTGGCACCAAGGAAACTTACGGACAAGACAGCCGAAGCTGACAAAGATCCCTATCATATGGTTCTTCTTGCCCAGAACAACGAGGGGTACAGGAATCTATGCAGACTCGCATCCATTGCCCAGCTAAAAGGTTTTTACTACAAACCCAGGGTTGACCGTGAGGTCTTGGCAGAATTCAGCAAGGGAATTATTGCCCTTTCAGCCTGCCTCAAAGGCGAAGTCCCCCAGAGAATTCTTGAAGGAAAGATGGAACAGGCCGAGGAAACTGCCAGATTTTACCAGAGTATTTTTGGTGAGGATAATTTCTTTCTTGAAGTGCAGAGCAATGGACTGAGTGACCAGGACAAGGTTAACACCGGAATCTTTGATATAAGCAAACGTCTTTCAATCCCTGTTGTTTCAACTAATGACTGTCATTACCTCGATAAAAAAGATGTGCGGGCCCACGAGGTACTTCTGTGCATTCAGACAGGAAAGACTGTCAATGATACCGGACGTTTCAAATTCAATACTGACCAGCTTTATTTCAAGTCCAGGGAAGAAATGTTCGCTCCTTTTTCAGACCATCCTGAAATCATGGAGCAGACCGTCGAGATTGCAAAGCGCTGTAATGTCGATTTTGACTTCAATACTTACCATTTCCCAAAATTTGACAGTACAACTGAAAAAACGGCAGACGAGATTTTTGATGAGGAAGTCTGGGCTGGTTTTGAAAAGAAAATGGCAGTCATTAAGCATAAGAACCCTTCGGTTGACGTTGATCTATACAAAGCAAGGCTGGAGTATGAAACCGGCGTAATCAAGAATATGGGTTTCCCCGGATACTTTCTGATCGTTGCAGACTTCATCAGATACAGCAAGCAGAACGGAATTCCTGTAGGCCCTGGCCGAGGTTCGGCAGCCGGAAGTATGGTCGCCTATGTTCTTGACATAACAGGTCTCGATCCCATTGAACATGGCCTGATCTTTGAGCGTTTCCTCAATCCTTCACGTATCAGCATGCCTGATATTGACGTGGACTTCTGCATCAATGGCCGTGAAAAAGTTTATGAATACGTTGTCAAACGCTACGGCGGCGGTGATTATGTATCCCAGATAATTACCTATGGAACACTCAAGACAAAGGCGGTTCTCCGTGATGTTGGCCGTGCTTTAGATATTCCTTTGAGGGAAGTCGACGAGCTTGCAAAGTTTGTCCCTGATAAAATTAACATATCCTTGAAGGAAGCCCTGGAAGAAGCTCCTGAAATACTCCAGAGAGCTGAAAACAGATCAGATATTCAGGAACTGCTTGAAATCTCCAAGGTGCTTGAAGGCCTTCCTCGCCATGCCTCGGTTCATGCTGCTGGTGTTGTTATCGGAGACAAGCCTCTTTATGAGTATCTGCCGCTTTTTAAAGGTAAAAACGGAGAAGTTGTTACCCAGTTTGACATGAAAAGGGTCGAGCAGATTGGTCTTGTCAAATTCGACTTTCTGGGACTTCGAAACCTGACAGTAATTCAGAACGCACTCGACATGATAAGCGCCCAGGGTAAGACTCCGCCCGATCTTCTGGATCTTGATTTCAATGATCCTGCCTCTTATGAGCTTCTTGCAAAGGGCGACACAACAGGCGTTTTCCAGCTTGAAAGCTCGGGCATGAAAGATCTCTTAAGGCGAATGAAACCGGCTAATTTTGCTGAGATTACCGCCCTTGTAGCTCTTTACCGTCCTGGCCCTCTGGACAGCGGCATGGTGGATGACTTTGTCGAATGCAAACACGGAAGAAAGCCTGTAAATTATCTGTTGCCTGAGCTTGAGCCTCTATTAAAGGAAACATACGGGGTTATAGTTTATCAGGAACAGGTAATGCATATTGCGAGTGTACTTGCAAATTACAGTATGGCAGACGCCGATGGCCTCAGAAAGGCCATGGGTAAAAAGATTCCTGAAATGATGGCAAAACACCGCGATCTTTTCCTAAAAGGTGCTGCAGAAAACAAGCTGGATCTAACCAAGGCCGGTCAGCTTTTTGACCTCATGGAAAAATTTGGTGGCTACGGTTTTAACAAGTCCCATAGTGCGGCGTACGCTTTGATTGCATTTCAGACAGCCTTTCTAAAAGCCCATTATCCGGTTGAGTTTATGGCTGCGCTTCTCAGCAGTGAAATGGGCAGCATTGACGGTGTCGTAAAATTCATGGCTGAATGCAGGGCCCATGGGATAGAAGTCCTCCAGCCTGATATAAATTACAGCGAGACGGATTTCAGGGTTTTTGACGGTAAAATACGCTTTGGAATGGTAGCGGTTAAAAATGCTGGTGCCGGTGCCATTGAGGCTATTATTGAAGAGAGAAAAAAGAACGGGCCATTCAAGACCATATTTGAATTCTGCTCAAGGGTTGATTTAAGAAAGGTCAACAAGAGAGTACTTGAGGCTCTTATAAAAGCGGGCGCTTTCGACTGCACTGGAGCGAGACGCAGCCAGCTCATGACTGTGCTGGAAGAAGCTCTTGAATATGGTCAGAGGGTTCAGAAGGAAAAGTCAGATCCCCAGCTTGGACTTTTCAAAATTGATAAAACAAAATCCTCCCTGACAGGTGAGCCTCAGATGCCTGATACCCCAGCCTGGGATGAGCGCTTCATGCTTTCCCTTGAAAAAGAGACGCTTGGATTTTATGTTTCAGGCCATCCTCTTGACAAGTTCAAGTTTGCCATGGAATCGTATGGAACCACAGATACATCCTCGATCAGGGAAGTCCAGGCCAATACACCTGTCAGAATCGGCGGAACAGTTCAGGCGTCAAAGGTCATAAGGACAAAGAGGGGCGATCAGATGGCATTTGTCAATCTCGAGGATATGCAGGGAACAGTTGAGGTGACTGTTTTCTCAAGCGTATTTGAACAGGTCGCAGGGATACTTTATGAAGACAGCCCGATAATGGTCGAAGGCGTGGTTCAGGGAGACGAGAATGGTGTAAAGATTCTTGCCGAGAAAATAATCCTGATGGAAAAGGCCCACGAGTCATGGCCAATGGAAGTGCATCTTGGTTTCAGCGCTGAGGTTTTTACCAAGAAAAGCATGGAGGATTTAAGAACAATACTTAAGAAATATCCTGGGAATTCAAAAACCTATATGCATATTATCATTCCTGGAGAGACAGAGACGGTGATAGAGTTAGGTAATGGTTTTTCTCTATCTCCAGTGTCAGAGCTGAAGGAAGAAATTAATGGCTTTTCAGGATCAGAGGCGGTTTCTGTCATTGTTCCTCCTCCAGTCAAAAAGCCTGAAACAAATGGCTTCAGGAGGAAAAAGGCTCCTGCGGCGGCTTAG
- a CDS encoding alpha/beta hydrolase, protein MKNAQAGLKMSVLDRGYFGQPESANFSSDKSRKILISHSFGLFILPDHLLKKADMLVSISGFREFHTTGREGKFSKRLVNLMLKRFGSGSFDVTRDFRSMCSAESDEISATEDGIIKLAEDLERLSNSALDVEHLKKIPYVLLVQGTDDRIVWPERAEDLNASIPGSRLIMVDGAGHGLPFTHYEKCMEIVFDHLEMQKKGFVPVCRSD, encoded by the coding sequence ATGAAAAATGCGCAGGCTGGCCTTAAAATGTCTGTTCTGGACAGAGGATATTTCGGACAACCAGAGTCAGCGAATTTTTCATCGGACAAATCCCGCAAGATTCTCATAAGCCATTCGTTTGGACTTTTTATTCTGCCTGATCATCTTTTGAAAAAGGCTGATATGCTGGTCTCAATATCTGGGTTCAGGGAATTCCACACAACAGGCAGGGAAGGGAAGTTCTCGAAAAGGCTCGTCAATCTGATGCTAAAAAGATTCGGAAGCGGCTCTTTTGATGTCACACGCGACTTCAGATCCATGTGCAGTGCTGAATCAGACGAAATCTCAGCTACTGAAGACGGTATAATAAAGCTTGCCGAAGATCTTGAAAGGCTTTCAAATTCAGCTCTTGATGTTGAACATCTTAAAAAGATTCCTTATGTTCTGCTTGTGCAGGGGACAGATGACAGAATCGTCTGGCCTGAGAGGGCAGAAGATCTGAATGCGTCCATTCCAGGCAGCAGACTGATCATGGTGGATGGCGCTGGACACGGGCTTCCCTTCACGCATTATGAAAAATGTATGGAGATAGTCTTTGATCATCTGGAAATGCAAAAAAAAGGCTTTGTTCCCGTTTGTAGGTCGGATTAG
- a CDS encoding peptidylprolyl isomerase: protein MKYMLIMGIMLVFGISVSAMAADTPAAPAAPKAAAVVNGTEIPTKILDTEVGLEQQKMLYSGQQIGASQMPVFKKAILEKLIDRELLYQASEKEGIKVEDAKLEEQITQIKKQFPDEKTMEKSLADKGITLAEIRSQVKKSMAVEGLIKTKFEKDVTVDDAKADEFYKQNIEKFKKPESVKASHILAKCDKADAAGCKKAEEKIKDLRKKIAAGGDFAALAKANSDCPSKDQGGDLGEFGRGQMVKPFEDAAFAMKQGDLSQPVKTDFGWHLIKVTGKTAAGTVPYAEVKEQIKNMLKNKEVSAKIRAYLEDMKKDAKIERNQV from the coding sequence ATGAAATACATGCTTATTATGGGTATTATGTTGGTTTTTGGAATTTCTGTTTCTGCCATGGCTGCTGATACGCCGGCAGCACCAGCAGCTCCGAAGGCCGCAGCTGTTGTAAATGGAACTGAAATTCCTACAAAGATTCTTGATACGGAGGTTGGCCTTGAGCAGCAGAAAATGCTTTACTCAGGTCAGCAGATTGGTGCATCCCAGATGCCTGTTTTTAAAAAAGCGATTCTTGAAAAACTCATAGACCGTGAGCTTCTTTATCAGGCAAGTGAAAAAGAAGGTATAAAGGTTGAAGACGCCAAGCTTGAAGAACAGATCACCCAGATCAAGAAGCAGTTCCCTGATGAAAAGACCATGGAAAAGAGTCTTGCTGATAAAGGAATCACTCTTGCTGAAATTCGAAGCCAGGTTAAAAAATCCATGGCTGTTGAGGGTCTTATCAAAACAAAGTTTGAAAAAGATGTCACAGTAGATGATGCCAAGGCAGATGAGTTCTACAAGCAGAATATTGAAAAATTTAAAAAGCCTGAATCAGTAAAAGCAAGCCATATTCTTGCAAAGTGTGACAAGGCTGATGCAGCCGGATGCAAGAAGGCGGAAGAAAAAATCAAGGATCTCAGAAAGAAGATTGCTGCTGGCGGAGATTTTGCAGCTCTTGCTAAGGCAAATTCTGATTGCCCAAGTAAAGATCAGGGCGGCGATCTTGGAGAGTTCGGAAGGGGCCAGATGGTCAAACCTTTTGAAGACGCGGCTTTTGCAATGAAACAGGGAGATCTCAGCCAGCCTGTCAAAACAGATTTCGGATGGCATTTAATCAAGGTTACAGGCAAGACAGCAGCAGGCACTGTTCCTTATGCCGAAGTAAAAGAACAGATCAAGAATATGCTCAAGAACAAGGAAGTATCAGCAAAAATACGCGCTTATCTTGAAGACATGAAGAAAGATGCCAAGATAGAAAGAAATCAGGTATAA